Proteins encoded together in one Amblyomma americanum isolate KBUSLIRL-KWMA chromosome 1, ASM5285725v1, whole genome shotgun sequence window:
- the LOC144127992 gene encoding uncharacterized protein LOC144127992: MILLLTCVGTLLAAIFVGLYLKPWPFVLLGIWHRQAEDVPGLRRLTAYHDPPQVAAPLPPTLDYVHEATGRVDFRSFESVTQALRVVHSAKEAIPVESLTIIVPLLLSLVLTGWWWYKRRQSSSTTPADSRTSCRSNSSLHTLQESDEAKHRRPGGPTLRSYRLGRRRHSVPIPSVQFPALANFGPAESTGTDDSASVPVLRQRSPLTGFLTASEEQLFPLSVSSDTDQPLNVGGRLKRWLRDAVWPDLLGYNPTICGGVLEDFSADEYYGGTLRTEELAPRPQTSSYGGCTRDDVNRADDANRASTEAFETPLLDDIYCRRSDASEDGTDETEVVEGNWADLDESRPQRLEWQPSHHHQRDERRRSGVSRLG, encoded by the exons ATGATTTTGCTGCTTACTTGCGTTGGGACGCTGCTGGCTGCGATTTTCGTTGGTTTGTACCTCAAGCCATGGCCTTTCGTCCTGCTGGGCATCTGGCATAGGCAAGCCGAAGACGTCCCTGGACTTCGGCGTCTAACCGCCTATCATGACCCTC CACAAGTAGCGGCACCTTTACCACCCACCTTGGACTACGTCCACGAAGCCACCGGGCGAGTCGATTTTCGCAGCTTCGAGAGCGTCACCCAAGCCCTCCGGGTGGTTCACTCTGCGAAGGAAGCCATCCCTGTCGAGTCTCTGACGATCATCGTGCCACTGCTGCTCAGCCTGGTCCTGACGGG gtggtggtggtacaaAAGACGCCAGTCGTCATCAACCACGCCAGCGGATTCCCGCACATCCTGCAGAAGCAACTCGTCCCTGCACACACTTCAGGAATCTGATGAAGCAAAACACCGGCGCCCGG GCGGTCCTACACTGCGAAGTTACAGACTTGGTCGGCGACGCCATTCGGTGCCGATCCCGAGCGTGCAATTCCCGGCGCTCGCGAATTTTGGGCCAGCAGAGAGCACAG GCACTGACGATTCGGCATCAGTACCGGTGCTCCGACAAAGAAGTCCCTTGACGGGTTTTCTGACAGCCAGCGAGGAACAGCTCTTTCCTT TGAGCGTCAGCAGCGACACAGATCAACCGTTGAACGTGGGTGGAAGATTGAAACGATGGCTTCGGGACGCCGTTTGGCCAGACCTCCTGGGCTATAACCCGACCATTtgcggaggggtgctcgaagacTTCAGCGCCGACGAATACTACGGCGGCACCTTGCGTACGGAGGAGCTGGCACCGCGTCCTCAGACGTCTTCCTACGGCGGCTGCACCAGAGATGACGTCAACAGAGCCGACGATGCGAATCGTGCGAGCACTGAGGCCTTTGAGACCCCCCTCCTGGACGATATATACTGCCGAAGAAGCGATGCCAGTGAGGACGGCACGGATGAGACCGAAGTCGTAGAGGGCAACTGGGCTGACTTGGATGAATCGCGGCCTCAGCGCCTGGAGTGGCAGCCTTCCCATCACCACCAGCGCGACGAGAGAAGACGCTCCGGGGTTAGCAGACTGGGGTAA